In the Armatimonadota bacterium genome, GCCCGCTAGACGATGGCGTACCTGGAACTGCGGGGCCTGCACAAGCGGTTCGGCGAGGTCGTCGCCCTCGAGCAGTTCGACCTGGCGCTCGCGCGCGGCGAGTTCGTGGCGCTGCTGGGCCCCAGCGGCTGCGGCAAGACCACGGCCCTGCGCATCGTGGCGGGCTTCACCGCTCCGGACGCCGGCGCCGTGGTGCTGGACGGCCAGGACATCACCGGGGTGCCGGCCAACCGCCGCCACATGGGCATGGTCTTCCAGGCCTACAGCCTCTTCCCCAACATGACCGCGGAGGAGAACGTCGAGTTCGGGCTGCGGATCCGCAAGGTGCCGCCGGCCGAGCGCCGCCGTCGCGTGGACGAGCTGTTCGCCCTCGTGGGGTTGGAGGCCGCGCGGCGGCGCTACCCCCACCAGCTCTCGGGCGGGCAGCAGCAGCGGGTCGCGCTGGCCCGCGCCCTGGCCATCGAGCCGCGGGTGCTCCTGCTGGACGAGCCGCTCTCGGCGCTGGACGCGCGGGTGCGGGTGCAGCTGCGGGAGGAGATCCGCCGCATCCAGGGCCGGCTGGGTATCACCACGCTCTACGTCACGCACGATCAGGAAGAGGCGTTGTCGATCTCCGACCGCGTGGCGGTCATGGCCGCCGGGCGGATCGAGCAGGTCGGCACCGCCGCGGAGATCTACGGCGCGCCGGCCACGCCGTTCGTGGCGGAGTTCGTGGGGACCATGAACCGGCTGCCGGGCCGCATCGTCGACGGCACCCGGGGGCTGGTGGAGTGCGCCGGCGTGCAGGTCCTGGCCGACGCGGCCCGCGGGCAGCGCGACGGCGCACCCGTGCTGGTGCTGATGCGTCCGGAAGCCCTGGAGGTGGAGCCGCGGGGCGACGTGCCTCCGGGCCGCGCGGCCCCGGCTACGGCGGGAGGCGGTCCTGCGGCGCAAGCCGCGGGCACCGGCGCGCCCGCAGGCGTCTTCGAGGGACGGATCGCCTCCAGGGCGTTCCTGGGCCCGATCACCAGGGTGAAGATCGCCCTCGCCTCCGGTGAGGAGCTTGCGGCGGACATTCCCAGCGCACGCGCCGACGCCTTCCCCGTGGGCACGCGCGTCACGGCCCGGTGCGCGCCGGAGGCCGTGCGCCTCCTCCCGCTGGCCAGCGGGCCGCTGGTGTCTGGACGCCGGTAAGCCGCACAGGCTCGTCGCCCGGGCGTCCAGCACGCGCGACGGCCCGGTGGCGTCCGCAGCGATGTGGCGTCTGCAGCAAGCCGGTATGCGGGTGGCGGCGGAGACGCGCGCCCCGCCGCGGTGGTCAGCTGGCGGCGGACACCGGCACCCGCACGCCCATCTCGTCCAGCACCGCACGGATCGCCGCCAGCGCCCCGCGCACGTGACGCTCGTCGATGCGCCCGATGCACCCGATGCGGAACGAGTCGATGCGGGTGAGCTTGCCCGGGTAGATCAGGTAGCCGCGCTGCGCCAGGCGGGTGTAGAACGTCTGGAAGTCGAAGCGCGGGTCGGGCGGCGTGTGGAAGGTGACGATGATCGGCCCCTGGAGGTGGTCGGGCAGCAATGGGCGGAAGCCCAGCGCCCGCATGCCCTCCACCAGGACCTGGCAGTTGCGCCGGTAGCGGGCGGCGCGGCCGGCCACGCCGCCTTCGGCCGCGTGCTCGTCCAGCGCCCGGTCCAGCGCCGCCAGCACGTGGGTCGGCGGGGTGAAGCGCCACTGGCCGGTGCGGTCCATGAACGCCCACTGGTCGGCCAGGTCGAGCGCCACCGAGTGCGCACGGCCCGCGGCGGCGGTCAGCGCGCGGCGGGCCGCGATGACGAAGGTGACCCCCGGGACGCCTTCCAGGCACTTGTTGGCCGAGGCCACCAGCGCCTCGTAGCCCAGCGCCTGCGCGTCGCAGGGCAGTGCGCCGAAGGCGCTCATGGCGTCGACCAGCAGCCGCCGGCCGGCAGCTGCGACCACGTCCGCGACCGCAGGGAGCGGGTTGACGATGCCCGACGTCGTCTCGGAGTAGACCACCGCCACGTGGGTGATCCCCGCGTCGGCGGTCAGGGCGGCCGCCGTTGCCGCGGGGTCGACCGGCTGGTCCTCGTCCCACTCCAGCACCGTGTGCGCCCGGCCGATCGTCCGACAGATCTGGGCCATGCGATGCCCGTACGCGCCGTTGACGAGGATGAGCACCTTGCCGTCGCGGGGCACGAACGTGCCCAGCATCGCCTCGACCCCGAACGTGCCCGAGCCCTGCAGCAGCACCGCCTCATGGGTCTCCGCGCCGCCGGCGAGCGCGACGAGCCGGCGGCGGACGCGTGCGGTCATGGCCGCAAAGGCGGGATCGCGGGATCCCCAGTCGCGCAGCATCGCCTCGCGCACCGTCCGCGAGGTGGTCAGCGGTCCGGGGGTCAGCAGGATGGGCAGGTCGTCGTCTTGCATCGGCTCACCGCCGCCGCCACGCCTGGGTGCGCCGGTCCAGCACCCGCGCCACCAGCAGGTGCAGCAGCTTCACCGCCGCCGACGTGTAGAAGATCATCATGGCCATGGCGGCCGCCGCGCCCTGCTGGCCCGTGTCGTCCATGTAGACCACCGCGATGGA is a window encoding:
- a CDS encoding 2-aminoethylphosphonate--pyruvate transaminase; translation: MQDDDLPILLTPGPLTTSRTVREAMLRDWGSRDPAFAAMTARVRRRLVALAGGAETHEAVLLQGSGTFGVEAMLGTFVPRDGKVLILVNGAYGHRMAQICRTIGRAHTVLEWDEDQPVDPAATAAALTADAGITHVAVVYSETTSGIVNPLPAVADVVAAAGRRLLVDAMSAFGALPCDAQALGYEALVASANKCLEGVPGVTFVIAARRALTAAAGRAHSVALDLADQWAFMDRTGQWRFTPPTHVLAALDRALDEHAAEGGVAGRAARYRRNCQVLVEGMRALGFRPLLPDHLQGPIIVTFHTPPDPRFDFQTFYTRLAQRGYLIYPGKLTRIDSFRIGCIGRIDERHVRGALAAIRAVLDEMGVRVPVSAAS
- a CDS encoding ABC transporter ATP-binding protein, which produces MAYLELRGLHKRFGEVVALEQFDLALARGEFVALLGPSGCGKTTALRIVAGFTAPDAGAVVLDGQDITGVPANRRHMGMVFQAYSLFPNMTAEENVEFGLRIRKVPPAERRRRVDELFALVGLEAARRRYPHQLSGGQQQRVALARALAIEPRVLLLDEPLSALDARVRVQLREEIRRIQGRLGITTLYVTHDQEEALSISDRVAVMAAGRIEQVGTAAEIYGAPATPFVAEFVGTMNRLPGRIVDGTRGLVECAGVQVLADAARGQRDGAPVLVLMRPEALEVEPRGDVPPGRAAPATAGGGPAAQAAGTGAPAGVFEGRIASRAFLGPITRVKIALASGEELAADIPSARADAFPVGTRVTARCAPEAVRLLPLASGPLVSGRR